One region of Caldimonas thermodepolymerans genomic DNA includes:
- a CDS encoding pilus assembly protein PilM: MSFLDVLLGRKHAPLVGLDISSSSVKLVELSQNASGEYVVERFASESFEKGWIADGQIEKFDEVANAVRRVVVKSGTRTKHVAMAMPQSAVITKKIMLPAGLREEEMEVQVEAEANQYIPFSLDEVSLDFCVIGPSPTSVGDVEVLIAASRKDRVQDRQGLAEAAGLKPVVLDIESHASRLAIGRLIANLPNEGKDSLVALFEIGAETTSLKVLRDEELLYDRDQAFGGSQLTQLISRQYGFSFEEAEQKKLSGDLPEDYEQTILAPFVDSLAQEVGRALQYFFTSTPHHKVHYVMLAGGSATLPGLKERVTEQTGFASMVVNPFEGMKLGPSVRESKLRREAPSYLTACGLAMRRFLQ, from the coding sequence GTGAGTTTTCTTGACGTTTTGTTAGGCCGCAAGCATGCGCCGCTTGTCGGGCTCGACATCAGTTCGTCGAGCGTCAAGCTGGTCGAGTTGTCCCAGAACGCCTCGGGCGAGTACGTCGTCGAGCGGTTTGCCTCGGAGAGTTTCGAGAAGGGCTGGATCGCCGACGGCCAGATCGAGAAATTCGACGAAGTGGCCAACGCGGTGCGTCGCGTCGTCGTCAAGAGCGGCACGCGCACCAAGCACGTCGCGATGGCCATGCCCCAGTCGGCCGTGATCACCAAGAAGATCATGCTGCCCGCGGGCCTGCGCGAGGAGGAGATGGAGGTCCAGGTCGAGGCCGAGGCCAACCAGTACATCCCGTTCTCGCTCGACGAAGTGAGCCTGGACTTCTGTGTCATCGGCCCGAGCCCGACCTCGGTCGGCGACGTCGAGGTGCTCATCGCCGCCTCCCGCAAGGACCGGGTGCAGGACCGCCAGGGCCTGGCCGAAGCCGCCGGCCTGAAACCCGTGGTGCTGGACATCGAATCGCATGCGTCGCGCCTGGCCATCGGGCGCCTGATCGCCAACCTGCCCAACGAGGGCAAGGATTCGCTGGTCGCCCTGTTCGAGATCGGGGCCGAGACCACCAGCCTCAAGGTGCTGCGCGACGAGGAACTGCTCTACGACCGCGACCAGGCCTTCGGCGGGTCGCAGCTGACGCAGCTGATCTCGCGCCAGTACGGCTTCTCCTTCGAGGAGGCGGAGCAGAAGAAGCTCTCCGGCGACCTGCCGGAAGACTACGAGCAGACCATCCTGGCGCCGTTCGTCGACAGCCTGGCGCAGGAGGTGGGCCGCGCGCTGCAGTACTTCTTCACCAGCACGCCGCACCACAAGGTGCACTACGTGATGCTGGCCGGCGGCAGCGCGACGCTGCCGGGCCTGAAGGAGCGCGTGACCGAACAGACCGGTTTCGCCTCAATGGTGGTCAACCCCTTCGAGGGCATGAAGCTGGGCCCCAGCGTGCGTGAAAGCAAGCTGCGGCGCGAGGCGCCCTCGTACCTGACGGCCTGCGGTCTGGCGATGCGGAGATTCCTGCAATGA
- a CDS encoding PilN domain-containing protein, producing MILINLLPHREEKRRRRKQAFFVALGVSAGVGALVVAGWYAVLQQMIANQQERNAFLTAEIRKLDEQIKDIATLRAEIEALKARQRAVEDLQTDRNMPVHLLNELAKQTPEGVYLREIKQTGQTVVVSGVAQTNERVSELLRNTAYHSPWLERPELVEIRATTPKPGDRNPQRLFEFSMRVSLKRPQDNQPQEGAAKPAAAAARKQS from the coding sequence ATGATCCTGATCAACCTCCTTCCTCACCGGGAAGAGAAGCGGCGTCGCCGCAAGCAGGCGTTTTTCGTCGCGCTGGGCGTCTCGGCGGGCGTCGGTGCGCTGGTGGTGGCCGGCTGGTATGCCGTGCTGCAGCAGATGATCGCCAACCAGCAGGAGCGCAATGCCTTCCTGACGGCCGAGATCCGGAAGCTCGACGAGCAGATCAAGGACATCGCCACGCTGCGTGCCGAGATCGAGGCGCTGAAGGCGCGCCAGCGTGCGGTCGAGGACCTGCAGACCGACCGCAACATGCCGGTGCACCTGCTCAACGAACTGGCGAAGCAGACGCCCGAGGGCGTCTACCTGCGAGAGATCAAGCAGACCGGACAGACGGTGGTGGTCAGCGGGGTCGCGCAGACCAACGAACGGGTGTCCGAGCTGCTGCGCAACACGGCCTACCACTCGCCGTGGCTGGAACGTCCCGAGCTGGTCGAGATCCGGGCCACGACGCCGAAGCCCGGCGACCGCAATCCTCAGCGGCTGTTCGAGTTCTCGATGCGCGTGTCGCTGAAGCGTCCGCAGGACAACCAGCCGCAGGAAGGCGCTGCCAAGCCGGCCGCCGCCGCGGCGCGCAAGCAATCCTGA
- a CDS encoding type 4a pilus biogenesis protein PilO, giving the protein MAKGTLNINLSELSEEVASQFRDLDLNEPGQWPVLPKALAWVLAAVAVVVIGWFLVLSPEAETLEAERNKEPQLKESYRSKLAQAVNLGELRKQRLQVQEYVTQLEKQLPGKAEMDALLSDINQAGLGRGLQFELFRPGQVIVKDYYAELPISINVAGRYHEIGAFAADIANLSRIVTLHDLHISLPKDGGPTLGMQAVARTYRYLDQAELEEQRKARAAAAKAKGGKKK; this is encoded by the coding sequence ATGGCGAAGGGAACGCTGAACATCAATCTGTCCGAGCTGTCGGAGGAGGTCGCCTCCCAGTTCCGTGACCTGGACCTCAACGAACCCGGCCAGTGGCCGGTGCTGCCCAAGGCCCTGGCCTGGGTGCTGGCAGCCGTGGCCGTGGTCGTCATCGGCTGGTTCCTGGTGCTGTCGCCGGAGGCCGAGACGCTGGAGGCGGAGCGCAACAAGGAACCGCAGCTGAAGGAAAGCTACCGCAGCAAGCTGGCGCAGGCCGTCAACCTGGGCGAGCTGCGCAAGCAGCGCCTGCAGGTGCAGGAGTACGTCACCCAGCTCGAGAAGCAGCTGCCGGGCAAGGCCGAGATGGACGCCTTGCTGTCGGACATCAACCAGGCGGGCCTGGGCCGCGGGTTGCAGTTCGAGCTGTTCCGCCCGGGCCAGGTGATCGTGAAGGACTACTACGCCGAGCTGCCGATCTCGATCAACGTCGCAGGCCGCTACCACGAGATCGGGGCGTTCGCGGCCGACATCGCCAACCTGTCGCGCATCGTGACGCTGCATGACCTGCACATCAGCCTGCCGAAGGACGGCGGGCCGACCTTGGGCATGCAGGCCGTGGCCAGGACGTACCGGTACCTGGACCAGGCCGAACTGGAAGAGCAGCGCAAGGCCCGGGCGGCTGCGGCGAAGGCCAAGGGAGGCAAGAAGAAGTGA
- a CDS encoding pilus assembly protein PilP, which produces MRTASALCLALTAVLLSGCESSQDELQAWMEQQKREVRPNVTPLEPPKKFDPQPYEVADTVEPFSVQKLTVALNQQVRQASSLLASELNRRREPLEAYPLDSMTMVGSVSRNGRQYALLKVDQLLYQVKVGDYLGQNYGRITKISETEVALREIVQDAGGEWVERYSTLQLQENAR; this is translated from the coding sequence CTGCGCACCGCTTCTGCGCTGTGCCTGGCGCTGACGGCTGTCCTGTTGAGCGGATGCGAGAGCAGCCAGGACGAACTGCAGGCCTGGATGGAGCAGCAGAAGCGGGAGGTGCGCCCGAACGTGACCCCGCTCGAGCCGCCCAAGAAGTTCGATCCGCAACCGTATGAAGTGGCCGACACGGTCGAGCCGTTCAGCGTCCAGAAGCTCACCGTGGCGCTGAACCAGCAGGTGAGGCAGGCCAGCTCGCTGCTGGCCAGCGAGCTGAACCGCCGGCGCGAGCCGCTGGAGGCCTATCCGCTCGACAGCATGACCATGGTGGGCAGCGTGTCGCGCAACGGCCGGCAGTACGCGCTGCTGAAGGTCGACCAGCTGCTCTATCAGGTCAAGGTGGGGGACTACCTGGGTCAGAACTACGGTCGGATCACGAAGATCAGCGAGACGGAGGTCGCTCTCCGGGAGATCGTCCAGGACGCTGGAGGCGAGTGGGTCGAGCGCTACAGCACCCTGCAGCTTCAGGAGAACGCGCGATGA
- the pilQ gene encoding type IV pilus secretin PilQ, producing MNGKQENRTMNIFRAVTLGLSMLAAPVLALAQNAIQSINSTQQAGAQVVRIELAQPLSQVPAGFTIQTPPRIAIDLPDVGNAMGRSSIELNQGNLRSVNVAQAGSRTRVVLNLKQPSGYKAQLDGRTLLLVMENQAGAATAEAGETVHFAESANPTQLALKDIDFRRGQDNAGRVVVELPNNQVGVDIRQQGKSLVVEFLRSTLPDHLRRRLDVTDFGTPVQTVTTTQDGDRVRMVVEPTGNWEHSAYQSDTQFVLEVRPIKEDPNKLVQGPGYQGEKLSLNFQNIEVRALLQVIADFTNFNVVTSDTVTGNVTLRLKDVPWDQALDIILQAKGLGMRKSGNVLWIAPKDEIAAKEKLDLEAKAQVAQLEPLRTQSFQLNYTKAEEVAKGLLGEGVGSKAKPILTPRGSVIFESRTNQIFVTDIPSKLEEIQQLIAKIDIPVRQVMIEARIVEADDKFGRQLGVKLGAADLRGLRGGTPGWGIGGNNRVAVTGNYLGVGEQTRQAEVTEESYIPNTQFINLPAATLNGQSPATFALSLFSATANRFLNLELSALEADGRGKIVSSPRVITADQVKALIEQGTEIPYQSATSSGATSIEFRKANLKLEVTPQITPEGNIILDVDVNKDSVGITTPAGLAIDTKHVKTQVLIENGGTVVIGGIFTQLERDETAKVPLLGDIPVLGNLFKHRGRTAEKSELLIFLTPRVITDRTAVR from the coding sequence ATGAATGGCAAACAAGAGAATCGAACGATGAACATCTTCAGGGCTGTGACGCTCGGACTGTCCATGCTGGCCGCGCCGGTGCTGGCGCTGGCGCAGAACGCCATTCAATCGATCAACAGCACGCAGCAGGCCGGTGCCCAGGTGGTGCGCATCGAGCTGGCGCAGCCGCTGTCGCAGGTGCCTGCCGGCTTCACGATCCAGACGCCCCCGCGCATCGCGATCGACCTGCCTGATGTCGGCAACGCGATGGGCCGTTCCTCGATCGAGCTGAACCAGGGCAACCTGCGCTCGGTCAACGTCGCCCAGGCCGGGAGCCGCACGCGCGTGGTGCTGAACCTCAAGCAGCCCTCGGGCTACAAGGCGCAGCTGGACGGCCGCACGCTCCTGCTGGTGATGGAGAACCAGGCGGGCGCCGCAACGGCCGAGGCCGGCGAGACCGTGCACTTCGCCGAGAGCGCGAACCCGACCCAGCTGGCGCTCAAGGACATCGACTTCCGCCGGGGCCAGGACAACGCCGGGCGCGTGGTCGTCGAGCTGCCGAACAACCAGGTGGGCGTGGACATCCGCCAGCAGGGCAAGAGCCTGGTGGTGGAGTTCCTGCGCTCCACGCTGCCCGACCACCTGCGCCGTCGCCTGGACGTGACCGACTTCGGCACGCCGGTGCAGACCGTGACGACCACCCAGGACGGTGACCGCGTGCGCATGGTGGTGGAGCCCACCGGCAACTGGGAGCACAGCGCCTACCAGAGCGACACGCAGTTCGTGCTGGAGGTCCGCCCGATCAAGGAGGACCCGAACAAGCTGGTGCAGGGGCCAGGCTACCAGGGCGAGAAGCTGTCGCTCAACTTCCAGAACATCGAAGTGCGCGCGCTGCTGCAGGTCATCGCGGATTTCACCAACTTCAACGTCGTGACCAGCGACACCGTCACCGGCAACGTGACGCTGCGCCTGAAGGACGTGCCCTGGGACCAGGCGCTGGACATCATCCTGCAGGCCAAGGGCCTGGGCATGCGCAAGTCGGGCAACGTGCTGTGGATCGCGCCGAAGGACGAAATCGCGGCCAAGGAGAAGCTCGACCTGGAGGCGAAGGCACAGGTGGCACAGCTCGAGCCGCTGCGCACGCAGTCGTTCCAGCTGAACTACACCAAGGCCGAGGAAGTCGCCAAGGGCCTGTTGGGTGAAGGCGTGGGTTCCAAGGCCAAGCCGATCCTCACGCCGCGCGGCAGCGTGATCTTCGAATCGCGGACCAACCAGATCTTCGTGACGGACATCCCGTCCAAGCTGGAAGAGATCCAGCAGCTGATTGCCAAGATCGACATCCCGGTGCGCCAGGTGATGATCGAGGCGCGCATCGTCGAGGCCGACGACAAGTTCGGGCGCCAGCTGGGCGTCAAGCTGGGGGCGGCCGACCTGCGCGGCCTGCGCGGCGGCACGCCGGGCTGGGGCATCGGCGGCAACAACCGCGTGGCGGTGACGGGCAACTACCTCGGCGTGGGCGAACAGACCCGCCAGGCCGAGGTCACCGAGGAAAGCTACATCCCCAACACGCAGTTCATCAACCTGCCTGCCGCGACGCTCAACGGCCAGTCGCCGGCGACCTTCGCGCTGTCGCTGTTCAGCGCGACCGCCAACCGCTTCCTGAACCTCGAGCTGTCCGCCCTGGAAGCCGATGGCCGCGGCAAGATCGTTTCCAGCCCGCGGGTCATCACGGCCGACCAGGTCAAGGCGCTGATCGAGCAGGGCACCGAGATCCCGTACCAGTCGGCGACGTCCAGCGGCGCGACCTCGATCGAGTTCCGCAAGGCCAACCTGAAGCTGGAGGTCACCCCCCAGATCACGCCGGAAGGCAACATCATCCTGGACGTCGACGTGAACAAGGACAGCGTCGGCATCACGACGCCGGCAGGTCTCGCGATCGACACCAAGCACGTCAAGACCCAGGTGCTGATCGAGAACGGCGGCACGGTCGTGATCGGCGGCATCTTCACCCAGCTCGAGCGTGACGAGACCGCCAAGGTGCCGCTGCTGGGCGACATCCCGGTGCTGGGCAACCTGTTCAAGCATCGCGGTCGCACGGCGGAGAAGAGCGAGTTGCTGATCTTCCTGACCCCGCGGGTGATCACCGACCGCACGGCTGTCCGTTGA
- a CDS encoding shikimate kinase — MSRDVKLALVGLPGSGKSTIGRQLAQRLGVPFLDSDAEIEARLGTSIRAYFEQHGEAAFRDIEAQVLQELCERDAFVLATGGGAVLREANRRTLKQACTVVYLRASVDDLWRRLRHDTKRPLLQVPDAQARLRQLHAERAPLYEEIADIAVDTGRPSARAVTRIIAMQVELADQGTDAAPPTDS; from the coding sequence GTGAGTCGTGATGTGAAGCTGGCATTGGTCGGGCTGCCAGGCTCGGGCAAGAGCACCATCGGCCGGCAGCTCGCACAACGCCTGGGAGTGCCCTTCCTCGACTCGGATGCCGAAATCGAGGCCCGCCTGGGGACCTCGATCCGTGCCTACTTCGAGCAGCACGGAGAGGCTGCTTTCCGCGACATCGAAGCGCAGGTGCTGCAGGAGCTGTGCGAGCGGGATGCGTTCGTGCTCGCCACCGGCGGCGGCGCGGTGCTGCGCGAGGCGAACCGGCGCACCCTGAAGCAGGCGTGTACCGTCGTCTACCTGCGCGCCAGCGTCGACGACCTCTGGCGGCGTTTGCGGCATGACACCAAGCGCCCGCTGCTGCAAGTGCCTGACGCGCAGGCGCGCCTGCGCCAGCTGCATGCCGAGCGGGCCCCGCTCTACGAGGAGATCGCCGACATCGCCGTCGACACCGGCCGCCCCTCGGCCCGGGCGGTGACCCGCATCATCGCGATGCAGGTCGAGCTGGCCGACCAGGGGACCGACGCCGCGCCACCCACCGATTCCTGA
- the aroB gene encoding 3-dehydroquinate synthase, protein MGAGLLEVTVDLGDRDYPILIGAGLIGASQTYERAPAGGTAVVVTNTTIAPLYATRVAETLQRRHARVLQVVLPDGEEHKNWVTLNTLFEALLSQACDRKTVLYALGGGVIGDMTGFAAACYMRGVPFVQIPTTLLAQVDSSVGGKTAINHPLGKNMIGAFYQPRLVVADLDVLDTLPDRELSAGLAEVIKYGPIADADFLAWIEANLDALLARDKAALAHAVKRSCEIKAWVVGQDERESGLRAILNFGHTFGHAIEAGLGYGEWLHGEAVGCGMVMASELSARLGLMPAGFVDRMRRLVERARLPVQGPAQLSAPRYLELMRIDKKAEAGAIRFVVIEDLGRAGVRTAPDELVADVIEAHTAA, encoded by the coding sequence ATGGGGGCAGGTCTTCTTGAGGTCACGGTCGACCTGGGCGACCGTGACTACCCCATCCTGATCGGCGCCGGCCTGATCGGCGCATCGCAGACTTACGAGCGGGCCCCGGCGGGCGGCACGGCGGTGGTGGTGACCAACACCACCATCGCGCCGCTGTACGCCACCCGGGTGGCCGAGACGCTGCAGCGACGCCATGCGCGCGTGCTGCAGGTCGTGCTGCCCGACGGGGAAGAACACAAGAACTGGGTGACGCTGAACACCCTGTTCGAGGCGCTGCTGTCACAGGCGTGCGACCGCAAGACCGTGCTCTACGCGCTGGGCGGTGGCGTGATCGGCGACATGACCGGCTTTGCCGCGGCGTGCTACATGCGCGGCGTCCCGTTCGTGCAGATCCCGACCACGCTGCTGGCGCAGGTGGACTCCTCGGTCGGCGGCAAGACGGCGATCAACCATCCGCTCGGCAAGAACATGATCGGCGCGTTCTACCAGCCGCGGCTGGTGGTCGCCGACCTCGATGTCCTGGACACGCTGCCGGACCGCGAGCTGTCGGCCGGCCTGGCCGAGGTGATCAAGTACGGCCCGATCGCCGATGCGGACTTCCTCGCCTGGATCGAGGCCAACCTCGACGCGCTGCTGGCGCGCGACAAGGCGGCGCTCGCGCACGCGGTGAAGCGCTCCTGCGAGATCAAGGCCTGGGTGGTCGGCCAGGACGAGCGCGAAAGCGGCCTGCGCGCCATCCTCAACTTCGGGCACACCTTCGGCCACGCGATCGAGGCGGGCCTGGGCTACGGCGAATGGCTGCACGGCGAGGCGGTCGGCTGCGGCATGGTGATGGCCAGCGAGCTGTCGGCGCGCCTGGGCTTGATGCCCGCAGGCTTCGTCGACCGGATGCGGCGCCTGGTCGAGCGCGCCCGCCTGCCGGTGCAGGGGCCGGCACAGCTGTCGGCGCCGCGCTACCTGGAGTTGATGCGCATCGACAAGAAGGCCGAGGCCGGCGCGATCCGCTTCGTCGTCATCGAGGACCTGGGCCGGGCCGGCGTGCGCACCGCGCCGGACGAGCTCGTGGCGGACGTGATCGAGGCGCACACCGCCGCCTGA
- a CDS encoding deoxyguanosinetriphosphate triphosphohydrolase: MLAPYACRPEQSRGRRHPEPPAPTRNAFQRDRDRIVHSTAFRRLVYKTQVFLNHEGDLFRTRLTHSLEVAQLARSIARTLGLHEDLVEAIALAHDLGHTPFGHAGQDALHECMREHGGFEHNLQSLRVVDRLEERYPDFDGLNLTFETREGILKHCSLENARKLGDVGQRFIERTQPSLEAQLCNLADEIAYSTHDIDDGVRSGLLTLEQLDEVPLFARYHRKVLVAHPQLAGRRVLFEALRLMLSDLVYDVIGATRQALEAHRPQGVDEVRRLPPLVRFSDAMREELVVLKRFLFRELYRHPQVVDSTSRGKQVVRELFAAYVERPGEMPADYQAAADRHRAVADYIAGMTDRFAIREHERLTGQRLF; encoded by the coding sequence ATGCTCGCGCCTTACGCCTGCAGGCCTGAGCAGTCCCGGGGGCGTCGCCACCCCGAGCCTCCGGCGCCGACGCGCAACGCCTTCCAGCGCGACCGCGACCGCATCGTCCACAGCACCGCGTTCCGGCGCCTGGTCTACAAGACCCAGGTGTTCCTGAACCACGAGGGCGACCTGTTCCGTACCCGCCTGACGCACTCGCTCGAGGTCGCGCAGCTGGCGCGCTCCATCGCCCGCACGCTGGGGCTGCACGAGGACCTGGTCGAGGCGATCGCGCTGGCGCACGACCTGGGCCACACCCCGTTCGGCCACGCCGGCCAGGACGCGCTGCACGAATGCATGCGCGAGCACGGCGGCTTCGAGCACAACCTGCAGAGCCTGCGCGTGGTCGACCGGCTCGAGGAGCGCTACCCGGACTTCGACGGCCTGAACCTCACCTTCGAGACGCGCGAGGGCATCCTCAAGCACTGCTCGCTGGAGAACGCGCGCAAGCTCGGCGACGTCGGGCAGCGCTTCATCGAGCGCACCCAGCCCAGCCTCGAGGCACAGCTGTGCAACCTGGCCGACGAGATCGCCTACAGCACGCACGACATCGACGACGGCGTGCGCTCGGGGCTGCTGACGCTGGAGCAGCTCGACGAGGTGCCGCTGTTCGCGCGCTACCACCGCAAGGTGCTCGTGGCGCATCCGCAGCTGGCCGGGCGGCGGGTGCTGTTCGAGGCACTGCGCCTGATGCTGTCGGACCTGGTCTACGACGTGATCGGCGCGACCCGCCAGGCGCTGGAGGCGCACCGACCGCAGGGCGTCGACGAGGTGCGCCGCCTGCCACCGCTGGTGCGCTTCAGCGACGCGATGCGCGAGGAGCTCGTCGTGCTCAAGCGCTTCCTGTTCCGCGAGCTGTACCGCCACCCGCAGGTGGTCGACAGCACCAGCCGCGGCAAGCAGGTCGTGCGCGAGCTGTTCGCCGCCTACGTCGAACGCCCGGGGGAGATGCCGGCCGACTACCAGGCCGCGGCCGACCGTCACCGTGCGGTGGCGGACTACATCGCCGGCATGACCGACCGCTTCGCGATCCGCGAGCACGAGCGCCTGACCGGCCAGCGGCTGTTCTGA
- a CDS encoding transposase, producing MARLPRLAVPGHPHLVALRGHNRQVVFQNDTDYQVFLDTLRNYAVTAGLAVHAYVLLPAEVRLLATPADAGALSRTMQSLGRRYVAWYNRQHGRSGALWEARFRAGVVEADPYVLRCTVLLESLPLRHGLVLPGQDWPWSSLGHHLGHRRDPLVSEHGCWWALGNTPFDREVAYRRLFEQGLGEREVQHIEQTALQGWALGSPAFLAALAPVVARPLQPRPRGRPRKHNPVPI from the coding sequence ATGGCACGTCTGCCTCGCCTGGCCGTTCCCGGCCATCCGCACCTGGTCGCGCTGCGCGGCCACAACCGCCAGGTCGTGTTCCAGAACGACACCGACTACCAGGTCTTCCTCGACACGCTGCGCAACTACGCCGTCACCGCGGGCCTGGCGGTGCACGCCTACGTGCTGCTGCCCGCGGAGGTGCGCCTGCTCGCCACGCCGGCCGACGCAGGCGCGCTCAGCCGCACGATGCAGTCGCTCGGCCGCCGCTACGTCGCCTGGTACAACCGCCAGCACGGCCGCAGCGGCGCGCTGTGGGAGGCGCGCTTCCGGGCCGGGGTGGTGGAGGCCGACCCGTACGTGCTGCGCTGCACCGTGCTGCTGGAGAGCCTGCCGCTGCGCCACGGCCTGGTGCTGCCGGGCCAGGACTGGCCGTGGTCCAGCCTGGGCCACCACCTGGGACACCGGCGTGACCCGCTCGTGAGCGAGCACGGCTGCTGGTGGGCGCTGGGCAACACGCCGTTCGACCGCGAGGTGGCCTACCGGCGCCTGTTCGAGCAGGGGCTGGGCGAGCGCGAGGTGCAGCACATCGAGCAGACCGCCCTGCAGGGCTGGGCCCTGGGCAGCCCGGCGTTCCTGGCGGCCCTGGCGCCGGTCGTGGCCCGGCCGCTGCAGCCGCGCCCGCGCGGGCGGCCCCGCAAGCACAACCCTGTCCCCATTTAA